One part of the Paramormyrops kingsleyae isolate MSU_618 chromosome 2, PKINGS_0.4, whole genome shotgun sequence genome encodes these proteins:
- the barhl1a gene encoding barH-like homeobox 1a: protein MAMEASSNGSSFGIDSLLSHRPGSPINSKGDSLMGECRSPLELSPRSDLESGCSSPPSPRRDCVEDAVQRQGHALGLESHLQHGQISAGSQPRTVTSSFLIRDILADCKPLAACAPYSSNGQPTQETERLASKMSDDFIDKIHSNSSSDSEYKVKEEGDREISSSRDSPPVRLKKPRKARTAFTDHQLAQLERSFERQKYLSVQDRMELAASLSLTDTQVKTWYQNRRTKWKRQTAVGLELLAEAGNYSALQRMFPSPYFYPQNLVSNLDPGAALYLYRGPSAPPPPLQRPLVPRILLHGLQGGNEPPPMSSLSGVLPRATQQR, encoded by the exons ATGGCAATGGAGGCGTCCAGCAACGGGTCTAGTTTTGGAATTGACTCTTTACTGTCTCATAGACCTGGAAGTCCGATAAATTCGAAAGGAGACAGTTTGATGGGCGAATGCAGATCTCCTCTGGAGTTAAGCCCGAGGTCGGACCTGGAAAGCGGCTGCTCGTCTCCCCCTTCTCCACGGCGGGATTGCGTCGAAGATGCGGTGCAGAGACAAGGTCATGCTCTCGGACTGGAGTCCCATCTACAGCACGGGCAGATTTCCGCCGGTTCTCAGCCTCGGACAGTCACTTCGTCCTTCCTCATTCGAGACATTCTTGCGGACTGCAAACCGCTCGCTGCCTGTGCCCCATACTCAAGTAATGGACAGCCAACTCAGGAGACTGAGAGACTTGCCTCTAAAATGTCAGACGATTTTATAGACAAAATCCACAGCAATTCATCTTCGGACAGCGAATATAAGG TGAAAGAGGAGGGAGACAGGGAGATTTCGAGCAGTAGGGACAGCCCGCCAGTTCGGCTCAAGAAGCCCCGAAAGGCGCGGACGGCGTTCACGGACCATCAACTAGCCCAGCTGGAGCGCAGCTTTGAACGACAGAAGTACCTGAGTGTGCAAGACAGGATGGAACTGGCGGCGTCGCTGAGCCTTACCGACACCCAGGTCAAAACATGGTACCAGAACAGGAG GACAAAGTGGAAGAGGCAGACCGCAGTTGGACTGGAACTTCTTGCCGAAGCCGGAAATTACTCTGCCTTGCAAAGAATGTTTCCTTCACCGTATTTCTATCCACAAAACCTGGTTTCCAATCTGGACCCTGGAGCAGCCTTGTATCTGTACAGGGGACCCTCCGCGCCACCACCGCCATTGCAACGACCCCTGGTCCCACGGATCCTTCTCCACGGATTGCAAGGAGGAAACGAGCCGCCGCCTATGTCATCTCTGTCCGGCGTGCTACCTCGGGCGACGCAGCAACGGTGA